Within Butyrivibrio fibrisolvens, the genomic segment ATCCGTTATCAGATAAAGTTATAGATATAAAGCCATCAGGCATCAGAAAATTTTTTGACATAGTTCAGGATATGGACGATGTAATATCACTTGGTGTAGGCGAACCAGATTTTGATACGCCCTGGCACATCCGTGATGAGGGTATATACTCACTTGAAAAGGGTAGAACCTTCTATACATCTAATTCCGGCCTTAAAGATCTCAAACAGGAAGTCAGCAATTATGTAAAAAGGACTCAGGGTATAACCTATGATCAGGCAAGCCAGGTATTCATAACAGTCGGAGGTTCTGAAGCCATAGACCTTGCAATGAGAGCTATGGTCAATCCGGGAGATGAAGTCCTGATCCCGCAGCCATCATATGTATCTTACGAGCCCTGTGCTATCCTTGCAGATGCAGTGCCTGTTATCATCAATCTTAAAGAAGAGAATGAATTCAGACTCACAGCAAAGGAACTTGAGGATAGTATCACAGACAAGACCAAGATCCTGGTACTTCCTTTTCCTAACAATCCTACAGGAGCTATCATGGAGAAAAGCGACCTTGAAGCTATAGCCAAGGTTATATTAGAGCATGACCTGTACGTGATATCAGATGAGATCTATTCTGAACTTACCTATAAAGAGAAGCACGTATCTATCATCTCCCTTCCTGGCATGGCAGAGAGGACCATCTATATCAATGGTTTCTCCAAAGCCTATGCAATGACAGGATGGAGACTTGGATATGCCTGCGGACCTGCTAATATCATAAGACAGATGATCAAGATCCACCAGTTTGCAATAATGTGTGCACCTACTACCAGCCAGTATGCAGGTGTAGAGGCTCTTAGAAACGGCGACGAAGATATAGCTGTTATGAGAAAAGAGTACGATAGGAGGCGTAAATATCTTCTTCATGAATTTGATAAAATAGGTATAGACTGCTTTGAACCATACGGAGCATTCTATGTATTTCCTAACATAAAGAAGTTCGGTCTGTCTTCGGATGATTTTGCAATGCAGCTTTTGGAAAAAGAAAGACTTGCGGTAGTTCCTGGAACGGCTTTTGGCGACTGCGGTGAGGGATTTATAAGAATATCTTATGCGTACTCACTTGAAGATCTTAAGAAAGCTCTTGAGAGGCTTAAGCACTTTATCGACGGACTTGAAAGATAATATAGGAATTCTTATCATCCATTGTTATCAGCAATAAAAAAGCGTCACCTTATTAAAACAATAAGGCGCCGCTTTTTTTATAAATTTTAGTATTCAACTCTTGTATCAAAGAGATTGGACTCGAACAGTCTGTTGAAACCAAGCCATCCGGGTTCGGTTGCATTCTCTCGTATCTCTTTAAAGGTTTCCATCTTGGCATCTGTATCATCTGCCATGTTAAGAGCTACAGCTTCCATAAGGACAGGCTTCTTGGGTGATCCGTATTCAAGCTGACCATGGTGAGCGAGGATGCAGTGCTCAAGCTCCTGATCCAGAAGAGTTGGGAAACCATCGATCTGTCTTACAAGATCATGTATCATCTGAGCACCCATTACTATATGGCCCATGAAGTTACCGCAGTCTGTATAGTCATTTTCAGGGAATGCAGACAGCTCCTTGGTCTTGCCTATATCGTGGCAGATAGCAGCTGTTATGAGAAGGTCCCTGTTAAGTGATGCATATGATGTGCAGTAATAATCACACAGCTTTGCAACGCTAAGAGTATGCTCTAAAAGTCCGCCGATGAATCCGTGGTGTACGGACTTGGCAGCAGATGACTTACGAAATGCTGCTATGAATTCCTTATCTTCTACAAAGAGCATCTCTAAGATTCTGTGAAGATACTGGTTCTTGACACTGGCGATCAGTCCAAGGAGTTCTTTGAACATCTCATCATTATCTTTAGAAGAAACAGGCATATAAAGAGCTGGATCATATTCACCTTCACGGCAGATGCGGGCTCTCTTGATATTAACCTGAAGCATTCCGTTGAAGCTTGTTGCTTCGCCGCATACTTCGATGAAGTCTTTGGAATCAAAATCATCAATTCCTGCACTGTTAGGATCCCAGATCTTGGCGTCTACACATCCAGTTTTATCCTGGAGGATGACATTGTCATAAGGTTTGCCGTTTTTGGTGGTAGCAGGAGTCTTGCTTTTACAAAAATAGATATCCTGTATTCTGTCACCTGGTTTCATGTCTTTTATAAATTTCATATCTGTAATACCTTTCCAAAGGCCGGACTATGCCAAAGCCCTAAGTAATAATAATATTCCGATAATAGCAAGTCAATTGTAAGAAATGCCGATTCTCTTTATTTGGTAGGAGCATCCTCGAGAGTAGCTGACAAGGTAAGCTCTGTATAATCATCAGGTGTTTGCCTCATTACGGTTATTGATACACTATCTCCTGACGACCTTGCATATAGAAGGCCGAGAAACTGGCTGTAAGATGTAACTTTTTCGCCGTCAATCTTGGTGATGATGTCTCCGCTTTGAAGACCGCAGTCCATTGCAGGAGACCCGGTTTCTATCTTGCTGACATATACGCCGCTTGGAAGAGTTCCGTCTTCTGTAAGATAAGACGGAATATCGCCTGCGTGTATTCCAAGATATGGAGGAACTATTCCGTTAGACAGGTTCTGGATCAGGTTTTTGACATCAGATATACCGATAGCGGATATAAGATTTTCAAGCCCTGTGTCGTTATAGGACATATCTATGACTCCAATGACGCTTCCTTCAAGATTTATTATGAATCCGCTGGCAAGAGGACTGGCATATATATCTGTAGTCATAAGTGTGTACCTGCTGTCAGTAAGATCCAGAACTCTTCCGGTAGAAGTGATCATGCCATAGCAAAAAGACTGCGGAGTTCCGGTAGGTGATCCTATAGCGATAACAGGTGTGCCCTGAAGTCCGGCTGTAAGAGACGTACCAAGAGTAGCAGCAGCGATATTGTCCTTGGTATCTTCAGGAATATCGGTATTGGATACACTTATGATACATAGACCTGTAATATGATCGGTTGATTTGATAACCGCACTTACTGCATTGTCATCATAGAATGATACCATGATGGTCTCAGCGCCGCTTAGATTACTGCTGTCTGCAAGTATTAGAGTCTCAGAATCTGTTATAGCGACTATAAGTCCTGAGGTTGAGGCCTCTCTGACAAAAGAATCATTGATAAAATCAGTATCGGAAGTTGCGGCAGTTACAGTTACGATAGAAATCTCTGCGGATGTAGCGACTTCTTTTAATGAATTATAGATTGATGCATAGTCAGAAGATGACAGGCTAAGGGAACTAAGAGCAGCAGCAACTTCTTTTTCTGCAGCTTCTGTAACACTTTCATTGACGGAAGCCTGAGCACTTGCGGCATCGGCAGCAGCCTTCTCTTCTTCACTTGCGATAAGATCTTCGCGCTGTATCTCATCACTTACAGTTTCTTTGGGAAAAGAAACTTCAGTTTGTGACTTGTTGGATGATCCTATCTGATTGCTAAGTAGTGGCTGTAACAAAAGGAAAGTGCAGCAGGCAACAATTCCGAATATGATAGCCATTACTATGGTTGTAATAGTACGTCTTAAAAGCTTCTTGGAATTAATAGGACGGGATTTGATCTTCTCCCTCATAAAATCGGTATTAGCAAGTGGCTGACCTTCATCGTCAGTTGCTTCGATATTATCTAAATCCTCTAAATCCTGGCTTTTAGTATCCGTTTTTTTGGAATCTTTATTTGGCATAATGCGGCCTCCTAAGCAGTAATATAGAAACATTTTATCACATTTGGAAGGTGTTGATTATTAAGGTTAAAAACTTGCCGATAGAACTGTGTTAGGCTATTATAGAATATGTTAGATAATTGGGGAATTGTGCATTTATAGGCGGTTTATGTAATGAATGAGAAAGTTTTAAAAGTACTTGAATACGACAAAATAATTGAAATGCTTGTATCGCAGGCAGGTTCTGATCCGGGAAGGAAGTTATGCAGAGAGCTTCTTCCTATGACGGATATAGATGAGATAGGTAAGGCACAGATCAATACAGCTGATGCAATTGCCAGGATATTTCAGAAGGGCTCGACTTCTTTTGGCTCCAATACTGATGTATCAGGATATGTCAGAGCTCTTAAGATAGGCGCATCACTTGATGCTGCGGCTCTTCTAAAGATTGCTTCTATGCTTGAAAATGTTGCAAGGATCAAAAGCTACGGAAGACGTGATAAGGAGGAGACTCCTTCTGATTCACTCACAGATATGTTCGAAGGTCTTGAACCTCTTACACCTATATCAAGGGAGATCAGAAGGTGCATCATATCAGAAGATGAGATTGCTTCTGATGCAAGTCCTGCGCTTGCTCATATAAGGCGTAGTATTGCTCTTACAGGTGACAGGATCCATGATAAGCTTAATTCCATGGTCAACGGATCCATGCACAGCTATCTACAGGACAATGTCATAACCATGCGCGATGACAGATACTGTCTGCCGGTTCGTGCTGAGTTCAAGTCTCAGGTATCAGGTATAGTACATGATCAGTCATCATCAGGATCAACTCTTTTTATAGAGCCTCAGGCAATAGTAGAGCTCAACAACAAGCTTCGTGAGTTCATGCTCGAAGAGCATAAGGAGATCGAGAAGATCCTTGCAGAGCTCTCTGCTCAGACAGGTGATTATGTACAGGCACTTATAGACAATGCAAAGCTTATGACAGAGCTTGATTTTATTTTTGCAAAGGCATCTCTTGCCCTTTCCATGAATGCTACAACTCCTGTCATGAAGAAAGATCACAGCTTCAATATAAGAAAAGGTCGTCATCCGCTCATTGATAAGAACAAGGTAGTTCCTATCGATGTGTACTGCGGCGGTGATTTTAATATGCTGATAATAACAGGCCCCAACACAGGTGGTAAGACTGTAACTTTAAAGACAGTAGGTCTTCTGACACTTATGGGACAGTCGGGACTTGCTATACCTGCAGGTGACAGATCAGAGCTTTCAGTATTTGATGAAGTGTATGCGGATATAGGTGATGAGCAGTCTATAGAGCAGTCCCTATCTACATTCTCATCACACATGACCAATGAAGTTAAGATACTAAATGAAGCCAATGAAAATTCACTGTGTCTGTTCGATGAGCTTGGTGCAGGAACAGATCCTACTGAGGGCGCAGCTCTAGCTATATCTATCCTTAATGACCTTCATAAGCGCGGCATCACTACCATGGCTACAACTCACTATGCTGAGCTCAAGGTATATGCCCTGTCTACAGAGGGAGTTAAGAATGCAAGCTGCGAATTCGATGTTTCAACGCTCAGACCTACTTACAAGCTCCTTATAGGTGTTCCGGGTAAGTCCAATGCTTTTGCAATATCTTCTAAACTTGGTCTTCCGGACAGGATCATAGAAGCTGCCAAAGAGCAGATCGGAAGCGATGATAAGAGATTTGAAGATCTTCTTGCAGATCTTGAGAAGAACCGTGTACTTGCAGAAAAAGAGCGTACTCTTGCAGAAAGATACAGACTTGAGCTTTCAGAGCTTAAGAAATCTTATGAGGAAAAAGCTGACAAGCTCGATACTACACGCGAAGAGATCTTGAGGCGAGCTAACGAAGAAGCAAGGGATATCCTTGCTGATGCCAAGAAAGTTGCGGATGATACTATAAAGAGCTTCCGTAAAGCAGGTAAAGATGCAGGAATTCAGGAACTCGACAGAGAAAGATCCAAGCTCAACAAGCATATCTCTGATAAGAATCAGAAGCTCTCTGTAGCTGCAAGTGATAAGGATAAAGGGCACAAGATCCTTAAGGAGAGCCAGATAAGGCTTGGAGACAGCGTCAAGATCGTATCCATGGGCCTTAAGGGAACTGTATCTACAATGCCTGATAAGTCCGGCAATATGTTCGTCCAGTGCGGTATCATACGCACCAGAACCAATATCAAAGATATAGTTCTTGTAGCTGACGAAGAAGAAAAGAAGATTACCAAGAAGTTCAAGATGGATGCGTCCACTTTTGAAAATAACAGATCAAAGGGCAGAAAACTTGATCTGTCCAAGGGACGTGACATACATCATGAAGTCAACCTTATCGGAATGAATTCTGACGATGCGATACATGAGATGGAGCAGTATCTGGATCAGGCATATATGTCACACCTTCCAAGTGTACGAGTAGTGCATGGTAAGGGATCCGGAATATTAAGACAGGCTGTTCAGCAAAGGCTCCGTTCGATTCCGTATGTTAAGAGCTTTAAACTCGGCGAATACGGCGAAGGCGATTCCGGTGTTACTATAGTGACTTTTAAGTAAATTACAGACAGACTAAAAAGGGAGAATGAAATGGTTAATAAGCAGAAAATATTGATCGTAGATGATGACAGCAATATCGCTGAGCTCATCTCTCTTTATCTGGTAAAAGAGTGTTATGACACTCAGATAGCCGGTGATGGAGAGAGCGCTCTTGAAATGTTCAAAAGTTTTCAGCCGGATCTGATACTCCTTGATCTGATGCTTCCCGGCATAGACGGATATGCAGTATGCAGAGAGATAAGAGCAAAGTCTCAGGTTCCTATCATAATGCTGTCAGCAAAGGGAGAGGTCTTCGATAAGGTACTGGGCCTTGAAATGGGCGCAGACGATTATATGGAGAAGCCCTTTGATTCAAAGGAACTTGTAGCAAGAGTCAAGGCTGTCCTTAGAAGGACCAGAATGGCTCCTGCCCAGAAGGAAGAAACTGATGATAAGGTTGTAAGCTATCCTGACCTTGAGATCAATATGACCAACTATTCCGTTACTTATAAAGGACAGAGAGTTGAGATGCCGCCCAAGGAACTGGAGCTTCTGTACTTCCTTGCAGCATCACCTAATCATGTATTCACACGAGAACAGCTTCTGGACCAGATCTGGGGATATGAATATATAGGTGATACTCGTACTGTAGACGTACATATAAAGAGACTTCGTGAGAAGATCAAGGATCATGAAAAGTGGAAGATAGCTACAATCTGGGGCATTGGCTACAAGTTTGAAAGTGTGTAAACACACTTTCAAACCCACATCCAAGGATGTGGTACATGAGCCACACCCTGCGGGTGAGGCATTAGTACAAGTTCGAGAGTGTTTAAAAACACTCTCGAACCCACATCCAAGGATGTGGTACATGAGCCGCCCCTTCAGGTGCGGCATTAGTACAAGTTTGAAAGTGTGTGATTGGATATAGATGAAGCGTACAATATATCTTAAATTCTTAATTGCATATGTGTTGTTTGCTGTATTTGGGTTCATAGCTGTGGGTACTGTTATATCCAACATGACCATGGAGCACTGCAGGAGGGCAAGGGCTGAGAGTCTTTATTCAGAAGCTACTCAGATTGCCAATACCTATGCTACTGACCTTTATAACAGTGACACTACCATCTCCAGAGTTCAGACTCAGCTTATAGATCTGTCAAGATATATGCAGGCAACGATCTGGATCATCAATCCTTCAGGACGGCTTGTCATAGACTCCAGCAGGGTTCTTGATGAGAATACTGAAGTTGTTGTAGATGGTTTTGATCCGACAGTTACTGGTGGGACATACTATACAGTCGGAGACTTCTTTGGAACTTTTCCGGAAGAGGAACTGTCTGTATTTGCACCTATTACTGCCAATTATAAGGTAAGAGCATATGTTGTCATACATACTCCTATGAGTGCTATTAAGACAGAAGCCAATGAGCTTTTGAATATCTCATATCTTCTACTTATAATCCTGTTCCTTCTGTCTGCTATTATTCTTATATTTTTTACAGAATTGGTATATATACCTCTTAGGAAGGTTACGACAGCTACGGAGCAGTATGCTGCCGGCAATATGGATTATAAGTTCACCCTGGAATCTGATGATGAGATAGGATATCTGGGCGCTGCCGTATCCTACATGGCAGGAGAGATCGCAAGATCAGAAGAGGATCAGCGCAAATTCATCGCCAACGTATCCCATGACTTCAGGTCTCCACTTACATCTATAAGAGGATACCTTCAGGCTATGATAGACGGAACCATACCACCTGAGATGCATGAACACTATCTTCAGGTTGTACTTAATGAGACAGACAGACTTACCAAGCTTACCAACGGACTTCTGACCCTTAACAATATCGGAAGCGGTATGATGCTTGAGAAGGCGGAGTTTGATATTAATAAAGTCATAAGAGATACTGCAGCTACTTTTGAAGGAACCTGCAGATCCAAGATGATAGCTATAGAACTTGTCCTTACAGATGAGCAGATGATAGTACTTGCAGACATGGGCAAGATCCAGCAGGTTCTCTATAATCTTATGGACAATGCCATCAAGTTCAGCCATAACGATTCTGTTATCAAGATAGAAACCACTGAGAAGAAGAACAAGATCTTCGTATCAGTCAAGGACTCAGGAATAGGAATTCCCAAAGAGGATCAGAAGATGGTCTTCGAGAGATTCTATAAATCCGACCTTTCAAGAGGCAAGGACAAAAAAGGCACAGGACTTGGCCTGTCTATTGTAAAAGAGATCATCAAGGCACACGGTGAGAATATCAATGTGATCAGTACAGTTGGTGTCGGAACCGAATTTGTTTTTTCCCTGCCCAAGGCCAAGGTCATGGATGAAGATATTGTGTGAGGCAGTGCGATTGGTAGCCGAGGAATATGATAATCTTTTTGCTACCTATCACTTCGCCTGAATTGCGCGGAAGGATTATTATATTCCTTGAGCACCAATAACATTGGTGGTATAGGCGTGATTAGTGAAAGGATTTTTATGAACAAAAACGAAAAAGCCAGATTGTACAAGAAGGACGATCTGCTTACAGTTGAAATTACAGATATAGGAAATGACGGAGAGGGTATAGGCAAGATTGATGGCTATACTCTCTTTATTAAAGATGCGGTAATTGGCGACAAAGTAAAAGCCAAGATCATGAAGGCTAAGAAAAATTATGCCTATGCACATCTTGAAGAAGTCATAACGCCTTCCAAAGACAGGGTAAAACCAAGATGCCCCATCGCAAGGCAATGCGGCGGATGCCAGATCCAGAACATGTCTTATGAAAGCCAGTTGAAATTCAAACAAAGCAAAGTCAGAAATAATATAGTAAGACTTGGCGGTTTTGATGAGAAGGAAATAGACTCTATCATGGAGCCTATCATAGGAATGGATGATCCTTTTAAATACAGAAACAAAGCCCAGTTCCCCGTTGGCAAGGATAAAAATGGCAAGATAGTAACAGGCTTTTATGCCGGACATTCTCATAACATAATCCCTAATACGGATTGCATCATTGGCGTACCTGATAATAAGGAAGTCCTCGAGATCATAATAGCTCATATGGAAAAGAACCATATAGAGCCATATGATGAAGTAACAGGTAAGGGCCTTGTAAGACATATCCTTATAAGAAAAGGCTTTGTAAGCGGCCAGATCATGGTATGCCTCGTTATTAACTATAAGAATAAAAATAATACTGAGAGTATATACATCAAAAATCAGGATGAGCTTATATCAAAGCTTTCATCTATTGATGGAATGACCAGTATATCCGTAAGCATCAATACAGAAAAGACCAATGTAATAATGGGAACTGAGATTCACACTATCTGGGGACAGGATACCATCAAAGATACCTTATGCGGTCTTGAGTTTAATATATCACCCCTGTCTTTCTATCAGGTTAATCCCGTGCAGACAGAAAAACTCTACGGCCAGGCAATTGAATACGCTGGCCTTACAGGTAACGAAACAGTGTGGGATCTTTACTGCGGAATAGGAACCATCACTCTGTCCATGTCCAAAAAGGCTAAACAGGTATATGGCGTAGAGATAATCCCTCAGGCAATCGATGATGCTAATGACAATGCAGTAAGAAATAATATTTCTAATGCGAAGTTTTATGTAGGAAAAGCTGAGGAAGTACTCCCTGATTTTTATGAAAAGGAATCTGAGAAAGATAGCTCTTCAAACGCACTTCATCCCGATGTTATCGTTGTTGATCCTCCAAGAAAAGGATGCGATCAGATGTGCCTTGATACCATGCTCAAGATGGCTCCAAATAGGATCGTCTACGTCAGCTGTGATAGTGCAACACTGGCTAGAGACTTAAGAATACTTTGCGACGGAGGCTATAAGCTTGAGCATGTACGCCCTTGCGATATGTTCCCGATGAGTGTTCATGTGGAGACGGTAGTATTGATGTCAAAGGTTAAAGGGTAATAGCCGCAAAAGCCCAATAATACTGCGGCTTTCGGGCAATCGGGCAAATATGGCATCGTGCAGGACAAACGCTTCTCGGTAACTTATCCAAAAGCAAAAAGGTTCAAAAAGTGTGAGAGTTGAGTTGCCGAGATAGATGTCGGGGAGTTGTGGCTGTGAGATAGATGTCAGGAAATAAAAAATGTTAATTTCGCGTGTCATTTACATTTGAATGGCTAATGTTAATCCGCGTTGCTTGTGGCAACGGTCTGCTGCTCCTACAATGAGGACAACAACTGAAGAAAGGAGGTTATCTTCGATGCTTAATGAGAACATTCAGTCCATAAGAAAGTCGAAAGGACTGTCACAAGAGGAGCTTGCAATTAAGCTGAATGTAGTGAGACAGACCGTGTCCAAATGGGAGCGTGGGTTATCGGTTCCGGATTCCGAAATGCTGATCAATATTTCAGAGATTCTCGAAACACCGGTTAGCGTTTTGCTCGGTGAACCGAATACAGAGATAGGGGTACCCGTTGATGATTTGAAAGTAATTTCTGAAAAACTAGAGGTCATCAATCTGCAGCTGGCACGAAGCAAAGCTGCTAAACGAAAAGTTTTGCACTGGTTGTTTATAACATTGTGTGCACTAATTGTGATAATCGCCGCAGTTCTGATTTCACAAAACAGTCCCTA encodes:
- a CDS encoding pyridoxal phosphate-dependent aminotransferase, with translation MRNPLSDKVIDIKPSGIRKFFDIVQDMDDVISLGVGEPDFDTPWHIRDEGIYSLEKGRTFYTSNSGLKDLKQEVSNYVKRTQGITYDQASQVFITVGGSEAIDLAMRAMVNPGDEVLIPQPSYVSYEPCAILADAVPVIINLKEENEFRLTAKELEDSITDKTKILVLPFPNNPTGAIMEKSDLEAIAKVILEHDLYVISDEIYSELTYKEKHVSIISLPGMAERTIYINGFSKAYAMTGWRLGYACGPANIIRQMIKIHQFAIMCAPTTSQYAGVEALRNGDEDIAVMRKEYDRRRKYLLHEFDKIGIDCFEPYGAFYVFPNIKKFGLSSDDFAMQLLEKERLAVVPGTAFGDCGEGFIRISYAYSLEDLKKALERLKHFIDGLER
- a CDS encoding 3'-5' exoribonuclease YhaM family protein, producing the protein MKFIKDMKPGDRIQDIYFCKSKTPATTKNGKPYDNVILQDKTGCVDAKIWDPNSAGIDDFDSKDFIEVCGEATSFNGMLQVNIKRARICREGEYDPALYMPVSSKDNDEMFKELLGLIASVKNQYLHRILEMLFVEDKEFIAAFRKSSAAKSVHHGFIGGLLEHTLSVAKLCDYYCTSYASLNRDLLITAAICHDIGKTKELSAFPENDYTDCGNFMGHIVMGAQMIHDLVRQIDGFPTLLDQELEHCILAHHGQLEYGSPKKPVLMEAVALNMADDTDAKMETFKEIRENATEPGWLGFNRLFESNLFDTRVEY
- a CDS encoding S1C family serine protease; amino-acid sequence: MPNKDSKKTDTKSQDLEDLDNIEATDDEGQPLANTDFMREKIKSRPINSKKLLRRTITTIVMAIIFGIVACCTFLLLQPLLSNQIGSSNKSQTEVSFPKETVSDEIQREDLIASEEEKAAADAASAQASVNESVTEAAEKEVAAALSSLSLSSSDYASIYNSLKEVATSAEISIVTVTAATSDTDFINDSFVREASTSGLIVAITDSETLILADSSNLSGAETIMVSFYDDNAVSAVIKSTDHITGLCIISVSNTDIPEDTKDNIAAATLGTSLTAGLQGTPVIAIGSPTGTPQSFCYGMITSTGRVLDLTDSRYTLMTTDIYASPLASGFIINLEGSVIGVIDMSYNDTGLENLISAIGISDVKNLIQNLSNGIVPPYLGIHAGDIPSYLTEDGTLPSGVYVSKIETGSPAMDCGLQSGDIITKIDGEKVTSYSQFLGLLYARSSGDSVSITVMRQTPDDYTELTLSATLEDAPTK
- a CDS encoding endonuclease MutS2, translated to MNEKVLKVLEYDKIIEMLVSQAGSDPGRKLCRELLPMTDIDEIGKAQINTADAIARIFQKGSTSFGSNTDVSGYVRALKIGASLDAAALLKIASMLENVARIKSYGRRDKEETPSDSLTDMFEGLEPLTPISREIRRCIISEDEIASDASPALAHIRRSIALTGDRIHDKLNSMVNGSMHSYLQDNVITMRDDRYCLPVRAEFKSQVSGIVHDQSSSGSTLFIEPQAIVELNNKLREFMLEEHKEIEKILAELSAQTGDYVQALIDNAKLMTELDFIFAKASLALSMNATTPVMKKDHSFNIRKGRHPLIDKNKVVPIDVYCGGDFNMLIITGPNTGGKTVTLKTVGLLTLMGQSGLAIPAGDRSELSVFDEVYADIGDEQSIEQSLSTFSSHMTNEVKILNEANENSLCLFDELGAGTDPTEGAALAISILNDLHKRGITTMATTHYAELKVYALSTEGVKNASCEFDVSTLRPTYKLLIGVPGKSNAFAISSKLGLPDRIIEAAKEQIGSDDKRFEDLLADLEKNRVLAEKERTLAERYRLELSELKKSYEEKADKLDTTREEILRRANEEARDILADAKKVADDTIKSFRKAGKDAGIQELDRERSKLNKHISDKNQKLSVAASDKDKGHKILKESQIRLGDSVKIVSMGLKGTVSTMPDKSGNMFVQCGIIRTRTNIKDIVLVADEEEKKITKKFKMDASTFENNRSKGRKLDLSKGRDIHHEVNLIGMNSDDAIHEMEQYLDQAYMSHLPSVRVVHGKGSGILRQAVQQRLRSIPYVKSFKLGEYGEGDSGVTIVTFK
- a CDS encoding response regulator transcription factor is translated as MVNKQKILIVDDDSNIAELISLYLVKECYDTQIAGDGESALEMFKSFQPDLILLDLMLPGIDGYAVCREIRAKSQVPIIMLSAKGEVFDKVLGLEMGADDYMEKPFDSKELVARVKAVLRRTRMAPAQKEETDDKVVSYPDLEINMTNYSVTYKGQRVEMPPKELELLYFLAASPNHVFTREQLLDQIWGYEYIGDTRTVDVHIKRLREKIKDHEKWKIATIWGIGYKFESV
- a CDS encoding HAMP domain-containing sensor histidine kinase translates to MKRTIYLKFLIAYVLFAVFGFIAVGTVISNMTMEHCRRARAESLYSEATQIANTYATDLYNSDTTISRVQTQLIDLSRYMQATIWIINPSGRLVIDSSRVLDENTEVVVDGFDPTVTGGTYYTVGDFFGTFPEEELSVFAPITANYKVRAYVVIHTPMSAIKTEANELLNISYLLLIILFLLSAIILIFFTELVYIPLRKVTTATEQYAAGNMDYKFTLESDDEIGYLGAAVSYMAGEIARSEEDQRKFIANVSHDFRSPLTSIRGYLQAMIDGTIPPEMHEHYLQVVLNETDRLTKLTNGLLTLNNIGSGMMLEKAEFDINKVIRDTAATFEGTCRSKMIAIELVLTDEQMIVLADMGKIQQVLYNLMDNAIKFSHNDSVIKIETTEKKNKIFVSVKDSGIGIPKEDQKMVFERFYKSDLSRGKDKKGTGLGLSIVKEIIKAHGENINVISTVGVGTEFVFSLPKAKVMDEDIV
- the rlmD gene encoding 23S rRNA (uracil(1939)-C(5))-methyltransferase RlmD, which translates into the protein MNKNEKARLYKKDDLLTVEITDIGNDGEGIGKIDGYTLFIKDAVIGDKVKAKIMKAKKNYAYAHLEEVITPSKDRVKPRCPIARQCGGCQIQNMSYESQLKFKQSKVRNNIVRLGGFDEKEIDSIMEPIIGMDDPFKYRNKAQFPVGKDKNGKIVTGFYAGHSHNIIPNTDCIIGVPDNKEVLEIIIAHMEKNHIEPYDEVTGKGLVRHILIRKGFVSGQIMVCLVINYKNKNNTESIYIKNQDELISKLSSIDGMTSISVSINTEKTNVIMGTEIHTIWGQDTIKDTLCGLEFNISPLSFYQVNPVQTEKLYGQAIEYAGLTGNETVWDLYCGIGTITLSMSKKAKQVYGVEIIPQAIDDANDNAVRNNISNAKFYVGKAEEVLPDFYEKESEKDSSSNALHPDVIVVDPPRKGCDQMCLDTMLKMAPNRIVYVSCDSATLARDLRILCDGGYKLEHVRPCDMFPMSVHVETVVLMSKVKG
- a CDS encoding helix-turn-helix domain-containing protein, which encodes MLNENIQSIRKSKGLSQEELAIKLNVVRQTVSKWERGLSVPDSEMLINISEILETPVSVLLGEPNTEIGVPVDDLKVISEKLEVINLQLARSKAAKRKVLHWLFITLCALIVIIAAVLISQNSPYLSWDFNDPETAVVGTFFHAFEWFFFRLAPVALIGTIVGIVLTRQRK